The region TGTCGCCGCGCGTCGCGGCCGCGCTGCAGGCGGCGGGCGTCGCGCGCGGCGGCTTCGCGGCCGTGTTCGGCGCGGCGCGCCGGCCGGGCGGCGCGGGCGCGCGCCGGACGGGCGCGCAGCCGTCATGAGCCAGTGGCTGAAATGGCTGGGCTGGCCGCTCGGGATCGCGATCCTGCTCGCGCTCGTGCTGCGCGAGGGCGTCGGCGACGTCGGGCACGTGCTCGGCCAGGCCGGCTTCGTGCTGCTGTGGCTGGTGCCGTTCCATGCGGTGCCGCTGCTGCTCGACGCGTATGCGTGGAAGCTGCTGCTGGGCCGGCGCGCGCCGCTCATGTTCCTGTGGTGGATCGCGACCGTGCGCGAAGCGGTGAACCGCCTGCTGCCGGTGGTCGGCATCGGCGGCGAGATCGTCGGGATCCGGCTCGCGCGTTGGCGCATCGACGATGCGAGCCGCGTGACCGCGTCGGTGATCGTCGAGGTGCTGGTCACGGTCGTGGTGCAGTACGCGTTCGCGGCGCTCGGCCTCGTGCTGCTGCTCGCCACCACGCAGCGCGGCCTCGGCGCGCAGACCATCGCGCTTGCGCTCGTGCTGTCGCTGCCGATCCCGGTGCTCGCGTTCATGCTGATGCGGCGCGGCGGCGTGTTCCATGCGATCGAACGTTTCGCGGGGCGCATGCTCGGCGAATCGAACCGTCTGCTGCAGGGGATCGACGGGCGCCGCCTCGACGCCGACATCGATGCGCTGATGTCGCGCACGGGCCTGCTGTTCCGCGCGTTTTTCTGGCAGCTGCTCGGCTATGCGGTGGGCGCGCTGGAAATCTACTGGGCGCTCGCGTGGCTCGGCCATCCCGTGTCGATCGGCGGGGCGCTGGCGATCGAGGCGATGACGCAGGCCGTGCGCCACGCGGCCTTCATGGTGCCGGGTGGCCTCGGCGTGCAGGAGGCGACCGTGGTGCTGCTCGCGCAGATGTTCGGCGTCGATCGCGAGGCGGCGCTCTCGCTCGCGATCGTGAAGCGCGGCCGCGAGGTGGTGTTCGGCGCGCTGGCGCTGGGCTCGTGGCAGCTCGTCGAGCTGGCGCGCACGCGTCGCGGGATCCGCCTCCACGGGCAGCGCGCCGCGCGCGCGGACGGGGCCGGGGCGCGGCCCGCCGTCGAGACGCCCGAACGGATGCTGTAGGCCGTGCATGGCCGCGCGCATCCGCGCGCGGTATGCTGGCGGCTGGCTCACCCTTGGCGCTTCGCGCGCCGCGTCCCGATGATGATGGTCCGTTCCAGGCTGCTACCTGTCGCGCTGCTCGGCGTTGTGCTTACCCTGTCGGCGTGCGACGACCAGCAGCGCGAGCAAACCGTGCAACGACTCAAGGATTTCTTCACCGCGATCAAGCCCGCGCCGCTGTTGCTGAAAGGGCTCAAGCCCGGCGTCTCGACCGAGGCGGAGGTGCGCGCGCAGATGGGGCGCCCCGAGACCGAGCGCGTGTTCACCGACGGCTCGAAGCGGCTCGAATATCCGCGCGGCCCGATGGGCAACGAGACCTACATGGTCGATCTCGATCGCGACGGCCGTTTCATGGTCGCGATCCAGGTGCTGACGGCCGCCAACTTCGCGAAAATCCAGCCAGGCATGACGGAGGACGAGGTGCGGCGGCTGCTCGGCAAGCCGTGCGAGATCGCGCGCTATCCGCTCAAGCCCGAGATCGTGTGGAGCTGGCGCTGGCTCGAGGACGGCGTCAATCAGGACGCCTATTTCAATGCGCATTTCGGCCCGGACGGGCGGGTGTATACGACGTCCCGTTCCGATCTCCTCAAGGGCCGTTAGCGTGCGTTGCTTCCGAGGCCGATCGCGCGGCGCGCGCGCTCGGACCGACGGGCAGGCCATGTGACGTCGCGTGTGGATCGATCAGGCGCGGCGCGACCCAGGCGGCCTGGGCGTCGCCCGCGGGGCGGTGCGTGACGGGACGACGTTCGCGTCATCGCCTTTGCGCGCGATAGGCGCAGTGCACGGACCGACTGCGCATCCCCGCTCCGTTCGCCTTCGCCGAGGCATTGCGTGGCCGGCGAGGGTGGCCGCGCCGCGAGGCGGCCGGCGATGCGCGTCCCGCCTGCCGGGGGCGGGCGGAGCGAGCCCGATCCACGCTTGCCGGGTTAACCCGAGCAGAGCCGCCCGTCGCGGTCTATCGAAAAAGCGACTCGAAACCTGCAAAAACGCGGCGCACTGTCGCGGTGGAATGAACACCGGCGTCCACGCTTTATCTCGATAAAACAGGCGTGTGGGCGGGCGGCGCGCCGGCGCGCGGGCTTGCTGCGTCGCAACACGGCGATGTCCCGCTATTTGAACCGATATTTTTTGCTTGCGACCATCCGGATCAAATCGGTGCGGGCCGTGACGGCGCGCGCCGCTGCCAATCTTTGACGGAGACGCGCGATGCTTTACGGCTTTGGCCCGGTGATCTGGGCGGGTACCGTGCAGACGATCGAACTGTCGGTGCTGTCGCTCGCGGCCGCGGTCGTGCTGGGCCTGCTCGGCGCGGTTGCGAAACTGTCGAGCAACCGCCTGCTGCGGGGGATCGCGACCGGCTACACGACGCTGATCCGCTCGGTGCCCGACCTGGTGCTGATGCTGCTCTTGTTCTACAGCATCCAGATCTGGCTGAACCAGCTGACCGACCTGCTGGGCTGGGATCAGATCGACATCGATCCGTTCGTGGCGGGCGTGCTCACGCTCGGCTTCATCTACGGCGCGTACTTCACCGAGACCTTCCGAGGCGCGTTCCTGTCGGTGCCGCGCGGCCAGCTGGAGGCGGGCAGCGCCTACGGGATGAGCGGGGCGCGGGTGTTCGCGCGGATCATGTTCCCGCAGATGATGCGCTTCGCGCTGCCGGGCATCGGCAACAACTGGCAGGTGCTCGTGAAGGCGACCGCGCTGGTGTCGATCATCGGGCTCGCCGACGTCGTGAAGGCGGCGCAGGACGCGGGCAAGAGCACCTTCAACATGTTCTTCTTCATTCTTGTCGCGGCGCTCATCTATCTCGCGATCACGACGGTGTCGAACCTCGTGCTGCGCCAGTTGGAGAAGCGCTATTCCCTTGGTGTCAGGCACGCAGAACTATGATCGAGATTCTCCAGGAATTCGGGCGCGCGTTTCTCTACTGGGACGGCCAGCGCATGTCGGGGCTGGCGGTCACGCTGTGGCTGCTGGTCGCGTCGCTGGCGCTGGGCTTCGTGTGCGCGGTGCCGCTCGCGGTGGCGCGGGTGTCGAAGCGGCGCTGGCTGTCGACGCCGGTGCGCTTCTACACCTACCTGTTTCGCGGCACGCCGCTGTACGTGCAATTGCTGCTGCTGTACACGGGCGTCTACAGCCTGGAATTCGTGCGTTCGCACTCGCTGCTCGACGCGTTTTTCCGCAGCGGATTCAACTGCGCGATCCTGGCGTTCGCGCTGAACACCTGCGCGTACACGACCGAGATTTTCGCGGGCGCGATCCGCGCGATTCCGCACGGCGAGGTGGAGGCGGCGCGGGCCTACGGGATGCGGCCGTTCACGATGTACTGGCGGGTGATCCTGCCCTCGTCGCTGCGGCGCGCGCTGCCGCTGTACAGCAACGAAGTGATCCTGATGCTGCACGCGACGACGGTGGCGTTCACGGCGACCGTGCCCGATATCCTGAAGGTGGCGCGCGACGCGAATTCGGCGACCTACATGGCGTTCCAGTCGTTCGGGCTCGCCGCGCTGATCTATCTTGCGGTATCGTTCGCACTCGTCGCGGCGTTCCGCCGCGCCGAGCGCCACTGGCTCGCGTACCTCGCGGCCGGCCGACATTGATTTCACAACCGGGAGAGCCAGTTGGCAGAGACCACGCACACGAGCCCCGCCTGCAAGCTGGCGGCGCAGGACATCCATAAGCGCTACGGCGACAACGAGGTGCTGAAGGGCGTGTCGCTGAACGCGAAGGCGGGCGACGTGATCAGCATCATCGGCGCGAGCGGCTCGGGCAAGAGCACGTTCCTGCGCTGCATCAACTTCCTCGAGCGGCCGAATGCGGGGCAGATCATCGTCGACGGCGAGACAGTGCGGACCCGGGCGGACAGGGCGGGCAACCTGGAGGTGGCCGACCACAAGCAGCTGCAGCGGATCCGCACGAAGCTGGCGATGGTGTTCCAGCACTTCAATCTGTGGGCGCACATGAACGTGCTCGAGAACGTGATGGAAGCGCCGGTGCACGTGTTGGGCCTGTCGAAGCGGGAGGCCGAGGAACGTGCGCGCGAGTACCTGGAGAAAGTGGGGTTGGCGCCGCGCGTCGAGAAGCAGTATCCGTCGCATTTGTCGGGCGGCCAGCAGCAGCGGGTGGCGATTGCGCGCGCGCTGGCGATGCATCCGGACGTGATGCTGTTCGACGAACCGACCTCGGCGCTCGATCCGGAGCTGGTGGGTGAAGTGCTGAAGGTGATGCAGAAGCTGGCCGAGGAAGGACGGACGATGATCGTCGTCACGCACGAGATGGGGTTCGCGCGCAACGTGTCGAATCATGTGATGTTTCTGCACCAGGGGCGGACCGAGGAAGAGGGCGATCCGGCCGAGGTGCTGGCGCGGCCGCAGAGCGAGCGCCTGAAGCAGTTCCTGTCGGGCAGCCTGAAGTAACGGGGCGGTCGGGCGGGTGGGGATCACGGTGACACGTCCGGTGGGGAGTGCGCGCACGGCGCAGGTGGCGATCGTTGCGTTGCCGCCGGTGTCGATGTCGGGGGTGGGCCCGATCGTCGACGCATTGAATCTGGCGAACGAGATCGACGGGCGGCTGCTGTACCGGTGGCAGGTGTGCTCGTGGGACGGGCGCGCGGTGCCGCTGGCGGGCGGGGCGCAATGGCATGCCGATGCGGCGTTCAACGATGCGATTGCGTGCGACTGGCTGATCGTGGTGAGCGAGCGGTTCCAGCAGTTTGCCGATTACCGGATGTTCCTGGCGAGCCTGGCGCGGGTGGGGCAGCGGACGCCGCTGGTGACGGGGGTCCACCACGGCGTGTGGTGGCTGGCGATGGCGGGACAGCTGTCGGGCTACCGGGTGAGCGTGAACTGGGAGACCTACCAGCAGTTCGCCGAGGAATTCGAGCGCTCGATCGTGACGCAGCAGATCTTCGAGATCGACCGCGACCGCGCGACCTGCGCGGGCGGGCAGGCGACCGTGGATTTCATGCTGGCGGTGATCGGGCGCGACCATGGGCCGGAGCTGGCCGAGCGGATCGCGGATGCGATGGGGGCGGGGAGCCTGCGCAGCGGCGAGGCGCGGCAGCGGATTCCGTTCGTGACCGCGCCCGGGGAGCGGCATCCGAGGTTGAACGATGCGTTGCAGCTGATGGAGGCGAATGTCGAGGATCCGCTCACGACCGACGAGATCGCCGGGTTGGTGGGCGTGTCGCGGCGACAGCTCGAGCGGCTGTTCAGGCAGTACCTTGGGGCGATGCCTTCGAAGTACTACCTGAATCTCCGGCTGCTGAAGGCTCGGACGCAGTTGCAGCGCACCAGCAAGTCGGTGGTGCAGGTCAGTCTTGCATGCGGGTTTTCGTCGGCTGCGCATTTCTCCAATGCCTATCGGGAGCGGTTCGGAGTGACGCCGAGAGAGGATCGGCGCGCCTGGCTTGAGAAGCAGCATGGGCGTGGGGGGGAGCCGCGGGCGGGGGCGCTTGTCGAGAGGGAGCCTTTGGATTGAGGTGCTGCTTCGCGGTTTGGGTTGTGTCTGGTGTCGTAAATTTCCTGTGATGGTGTTGGTCTATTAGCGTCGCCCCTCCCCGGGGCAGGGGTCACTTTTCTTTGTCTTGCCAAAGAAAAGTAACCAAAAGAAAGGCGCTTTAGATCCGAGAATAAGGTGCGATCGCATTCGGAGTGGCCCTGCTGTAGCGAGTGGCGTAAGGGCACAACGGGGATTGGCCCGCGCAGGGTCCGACCATACGCGCGGTGAAGCGGAGTGGTATACCGCCCGCAAGCTTCTCCTCGCTGCGCTCGTAGATGGGTACTCCACGCCGGTGGTACTGAGGGCGCGGCGGTACGTCGAGTGGTTGATGCGGTTCTATTTTTTGCTGAAGTGACGCGATGCGCGGATTGAGTCGCGAGGACGCATGCGCGGGAAGTGGACCGGACTGAGAGCGTAGCGAGCAGGAGCTTGCGGGCGGTATACCACTCCGTTTTACGGCGCGTATGGTCGGACCCTGCGCGGGCCGATCCCCGTTGCGCCCTTACGCCACTCGCTACGGCTGGGCCACTCTGAACGCCATCGCACCTTATTTTCGGATCTAAAAAACGCCTTTCTTTTGGTTACTTTTCTTTGGCAAGACGCCCCGAAGGAAGTCCCCTTGGGGGACAAAGAAAAGTGACCCCTGTCCCGGGGAGGGGCGACGCTAATAAACCAACACCCTCACAGGACATCCACAAAAAACCAAAGCAACAAACCATGAGGAACGAGTCGCAAACACGCAAGACGACCGCTCCCTCCGTTATCTAAACTACCCCTGTTACCTCTTGAGAGAAAAAAGGATCCGCCATGACCACCCCGACCGTGACCCGCCAGACTTTCGACGAAGTGATGGTGCCGGTATTTTCCCCCGCGCCGTTCGTGCCGGACCGCGGCGAGGGTTCGTGGGTGTGGGACACGGCCGGCCGCGACTACGTGGATTTCGCCGGCGGCATCGCCGTGACGGCCTTGGGCCACAGCCACCCGGCCCTCCTCAAGGTCCTCGACGAGCAAAGCCGCAAGCTCTGGCACATCGGCAACGGCTACACGAACGAACCCGTCCTGCGCCTCGCCCGCCGCCTCGAATCCCTCACCTTCGCCGATCGCGCCTTCTTCGCGAACTCGGGCGCGGAGGCCAACGAGGCCGCCCTCAAGCTCGCCCGCCGCGTCGCGTTCGAACGCCACGGCGCCGACAAGGTCGAGATTCTCTCGTTCACCCAGTCGTTCCACGGCCGCACCCTCTTCACCGTCAGCGTCGGCGGCCAGCCCAAGTACTCGGAAGGCTTCGGCCCCATCCCCGCCGGCATCAAGCATCTCCCGTACAACGATATCGCCGCCGCCCAGGCCGCCATCGGCCCGCAAACCTGCGCGGTCATCGTCGAGCCGGTCCAGGGCGAGGGCGGCGTGATCCCCGCCGATCCCGCCTTCCTCAAGGCCCTGCGCGATGCCTGCGACGCCCACGGCGCGCTGCTGATCTTCGATGAGGTCCAGACGGGCGTCGGCCGCACCGGCCATTTCTACGCCTACATGGACTCGGGCGTCACCCCCGATATCCTCACCACCGCCAAGGCGCTCGGCAACGGCTTCCCGATCGGCGCGATGCTCACCACCAACGAACTCGCCGCTCACTTCAAGGTCGGCGTGCACGGCACCACCTACGGCGGCAATCCGCTCGCCTCGGCCATCGCCGACAAGGTCGTCGAGCTGATCAGCGATCCCGCCCTCCTGCAAGGCGTGCGCGACCGCAGCGAGCGTCTCATGGCCGCGCTCGCCCGCATCAACGCACGCTTCAACCTGTTCAAGGAAATCCGCGGCAAGGGGCTCCTGGTCGGCGCCGAACTCGTCGACGCATTCGACGGCCGCGCCAAGGACTTCGTGTCCGCCGCCGCCGAGCACGGCGTCATCATGCTCGTGGCCGGCCCCAGCGTGCTGCGCTTCGTGCCCTCGCTCGTGATCCCCAACGAAGTCCTCGACGAAGGCCTCGCCCGCTTCGGGAAGGCCGTCGAACAGGTGCTCGCGGCCACCGCCGCCGCACGCTGAGCGGGTGCGACGATGCTATTCGTTCGCCCAGGCAGGCTCGCCGATCTCGACGCGCTCGCGCACATGGCGCGCACCGCGCAACCGGTGCTGCATTCGCTGCCGCACGACCGCAACGCGCTCGAAGCGCGCGTCGCGCTGTCCGAGGACTCGTTTCGCACGGAGGTCGATTTCCCCGGCGAGGAGTTCTATCTGTTCGTGCTCGAGGACAGCGTCTCCGGCAAGCTGCTCGGCACGGCCAGCATCGTCGCCGCCGCCGGCTACTCGGAACCGTTCTACGCGTTCCGCAACGATGCGCTGATCCACGCCTCGCGCGAGCTGCACGTGAATCGCAAGATCCACGCGCTCACGATGTCGCACGAGCTGACCGGCAAGAGCCGGCTCGCCGGCTTCTATGTCGATCCGGCGCTGCGCGGCGACGCCGCCGCGCACCTGATCTCGCGCGCCCGCATGATGTTCATCGCCGCCCAGCGCCGCCGCTTCACCTCCGAGGTGTTCTCGCTGCTGCTCGGCGTCACCGACGAACACGGCATGTCGCCGTTCTGGGAAGCGGTCGGCCGCAAGTTCTTCGGCCGCGATTTCGCCGCCGTCGAGATCGAGTCGGGCGGCCGCAGCCGCACCTTCATCGCCGAGGTGATGCCGCGCTATCCGCTCTACGTGCCGCTCCTGCCCGAGGCCGCCCAGCGCGTGCTCGGCGAGCCGAACCAGCACGCGCTGCTCGCCTATGACATCCATCTCGAAGAAGGCTTCGAACCCGATCGCTACGTCGATATCTTCGATGCGGGCCCGGTGCTCACCGCGCAGGTCGATCGCACCGCCTGCGTGACGCGCGGCGTGCTGCGCTCCGTGCGCAATGCCGACGCGTCGCGCGGCGACAGCACCTATCTGCTGTCGAGCGGGCGCGGCGACGCGTTCCGCTGCGTGCTCGCGGATCTGCCCGACGCGCACGACGGCGATGCGCCACTGTCCGCCGAGGTGCGCGCCGCGCTCGACGTGATCGCAGGCGATACGGTCCGCTGCGTGCCCTTGCATCAATCCGGCGGCGCGGCCGCCGTCAATCCGGGAGACGCGTGATGATCGTCGTTCGTGTCGTACAGACGGGCGATGTCGATGCGCTCGTGGCGCTCGCGCGGGAAACCGGCCCGGGCCTCACCACCTTCAAGCCCGATCGCGATGCGCTCGCCGCGCGCGTCGAGCGCACCCGGCGCACGCTCGAAGGCCGCGCCGCGCCCGCCGAAGCCGGCTATTTCTTCGTGATGGAAGACACCGCCACGGGCGACATCGCCGGCGTGTGCGGCCTCGAAACCGAGGTCGGGCTCGAGCAGCCGTTCTACAACTATCGCGTCAGCACGGTCGTCCACGCCAGCCAGGATCTCGGCGTGTGGACCCGCATGTCGCTGCTCAACATCTCGCACGACCTGACGGGCTATGCCGAGGTCTGCTCGTTGTTCCTGAGCCCGCGCTATCGCACGGGCGGCGTCGGCGGCCTGCTGTCGCGCTCGCGCTTCATGTTCATCGCGCAGTTCCGCGAACGCTTCCCGGAACGTCTGTGCGCCGAGCTGCGCGGGCACTTCGACGACAGCGGCTCCTCGCCGTTCTGGCGCGCCGTCGGTTCGCACTTCTACCAGATCGACTTCAACGCCGCCGACTATCTGAGCTCGCACGGCCGCAAGTCGTTCCTCGCCGAGCTGATGCCGCGCTTTCCCGTCTACGTCGACCTGCTGCCGCAGGAGGCGCAGGACTGCGTCGGGCTCACGCACCGCGACACACTGCCCGCGCGCAAGATGCTCGAAGCGGAAGGCCTGCGCTACCAGAACCACGTCGACATCTTCGACGCCGGCCCGGTGCTCGAATGCCACATCGCCGACCTGCGCACGGTGCGCGAGAGCGAAGCGGCGCCCGTCGTGATCGGCGTGGTCGAGCCGGGCGCCGCCGCGCCGCGCGCGCTGGTGTCGAACACCTCGCTCGGCGATTTCCGCGTCGGCGTCGCGCCGGGCGCGATCGAGAACGGGGTATTCACGCTCAACGCGGCCGACGCAGCCGCCCTCAACGTGGCAGCCGGCGACCTCGTGCGCGTGCTGCCGCTCAAAGCCAAACAGGGATAAGTCATGACAGAACTCTTTATCGACGGCGCCTGGGCCGCGGGCACGGGGCCGGTTTTCGCGTCGCGCAATCCGGGCACGGGCGAAACGGTGTGGGAAGGCGCGGGCGCGGCGGCGGCCGACGTCGAGCGCGCGGTGGCCGCCGCGCGCCGCGCGTTCGCGCCGTGGTCGGCGCTCGGCTTCGACGCGCGCTGCGCGATCGTCAAGCGCTTCGCCGCGCTGCTCGGCGAACGCAAGGAGGCGATCGCCACGCTGATCGGCCGCGAAACCGGCAAGCCGCTGTGGGAGGCGCGCACCGAGGTCGCGTCGATGGCCGCCAAGGTCGACATCTCGATCCAGGCCTATCACGAGCGCACCGGCGAGAAGCGCGCGCCGATGGCCGACGGCGTCGCCGTGCTGCGCCACCGGCCGCACGGCGTGGTCGCGGTGTTCGGTCCGTACAATTTCCCGGGCCATCTGCCCAACGGGCACATCGTGCCGGCGCTGATCGCGGGCAACACGGTGGTGTTCAAGCCGTCCGAGCTGGCGCCCGCGGTCGCGCGCGCGACGGTCGAGACCTGGCGCGACGCCGGCCTGCCCGACGGCGTGCTGAACCTCGTGCAGGGCGAGAAGGACACGGGCGTCGCGCTCGCCAACCATCGCCAGATCGACGGGCTGTTCTTCACCGGCAGCTCCGATACCGGCACCGTGCTGCATCGCCAGTTCGGCGGCCGCCCCGAGATCGTGCTCGCGCTCGAGATGGGCGGCAACAATCCGCTCGTGATCGGCGAGGTCGAGGATCTCGACGCGGCCGTGCATCACACGATCCAGTCGGCGTTCCTGTCGGCCGGGCAGCGCTGCACCTGCGCGCGCCGCATCCTGGTGCCGCGCGGCGCGTTCGGCGATCGTTTCCTCGCGCGTCTCGTCGACGTGACGGCGCGCATCGAGGCGGGCGTCTACAACGCCGAGCCGCAGCCGTTCATGGGCGCGGTGATCTCCGCGCGCGCGGCGTCGCGCCTCGTCGCCGCCCAGGACGCGCTGCTCGCGCGCGGCGCGACGCCGCTCGTCGCGATGACGCAGCGCGATCCCGCGCTCGGTTTCGTGAACGCGGCGATCCTCGACGTGACCGCCGTGCGCGACCTGCCCGACGAGGAACACTTCGGCCCGCTCGCGCAGGTGATCCGCTACGCGGACTTCGACGAGGCGCTCGAACGCGCCAACGACACCGCGTTCGGCCTGTCGGCGGGCCTGCTTGCCGACGACGAGGCCGCGTGGGCGCAGTTCCGGCACGCGATCCGCGCGGGCATCGTCAACTGGAACCGGCCGACCAACGGCGCATCGTCGGCCGCGCCGTTCGGCGGCGCGGGGCGCTCCGGCAACCACCGGCCGAGCGCGTACTACGCGGCCGACTACTGCGCGTATCCGATGGCCTCGGTGGAGAGCGCGCAATTGCAGATGCCCGCGAACGTGTCGCCGGGCCTTCATTTCTGAGCAGGAAGCGACCATGAACGCAACTGAAGCGAATTTCGACGGGCTGGTCGGCCCGACCCACAACTACGCGGGGCTGTCGTTCGGCAACGTGGCGTCGCTGAACAACGAGAAGTCGGCCGCGAATCCGAAGGCGGCCGCGAAGCAGGGGCTGCGCAAGATGAAGCGGCTCGCCGACCTCGGCTTCGCGCAGGGCGTGCTGCCGCCGCAGGAGCGGCCGTCGCTGCGGCTGCTGCGCGAGCTGGGCTTTTCCGGCAAGGACGCCGACGTGATCGCGAAGGCGGCCGCGCAGGCGCCCGAGCTGCTCGCCGCGGCCAGCTCCGCCTCCGCGATGTGGACCGCGAACGCGGCCACCGTGAGCCCGTCCGCCGACACCGGCGACAGCCGCGTGCATTTCACGCCGGCCAACCTGTGCAGCAAGCTGCATCGCGCGATCGAGCACGAGGCGACGCGTCGCACGCTGTCCGCGATCTTCGCGGACGAGACGCGCTTCGTCGTGCACGAGGCGCTGCCCGGCACGCCGGCGCTCGGCGACGAGGGCGCGGCCAACCATACGCGCTTTTGCTCGGCCTACGGCAACCCGGGCGTCGAGTTCTTCGTGTACGGCCGCGCCGAATATCGACGCGGGCCGGAGCCGAAACGCTTCCCGGCGCGCCAGACCTTCGAGGCGAGCCGCGCGGTCGCGCAGCGTCACGGCCTGCGCGAG is a window of Burkholderia sp. FERM BP-3421 DNA encoding:
- the aruF gene encoding arginine/ornithine succinyltransferase subunit alpha, translating into MLFVRPGRLADLDALAHMARTAQPVLHSLPHDRNALEARVALSEDSFRTEVDFPGEEFYLFVLEDSVSGKLLGTASIVAAAGYSEPFYAFRNDALIHASRELHVNRKIHALTMSHELTGKSRLAGFYVDPALRGDAAAHLISRARMMFIAAQRRRFTSEVFSLLLGVTDEHGMSPFWEAVGRKFFGRDFAAVEIESGGRSRTFIAEVMPRYPLYVPLLPEAAQRVLGEPNQHALLAYDIHLEEGFEPDRYVDIFDAGPVLTAQVDRTACVTRGVLRSVRNADASRGDSTYLLSSGRGDAFRCVLADLPDAHDGDAPLSAEVRAALDVIAGDTVRCVPLHQSGGAAAVNPGDA
- a CDS encoding lysylphosphatidylglycerol synthase domain-containing protein, whose product is MSQWLKWLGWPLGIAILLALVLREGVGDVGHVLGQAGFVLLWLVPFHAVPLLLDAYAWKLLLGRRAPLMFLWWIATVREAVNRLLPVVGIGGEIVGIRLARWRIDDASRVTASVIVEVLVTVVVQYAFAALGLVLLLATTQRGLGAQTIALALVLSLPIPVLAFMLMRRGGVFHAIERFAGRMLGESNRLLQGIDGRRLDADIDALMSRTGLLFRAFFWQLLGYAVGALEIYWALAWLGHPVSIGGALAIEAMTQAVRHAAFMVPGGLGVQEATVVLLAQMFGVDREAALSLAIVKRGREVVFGALALGSWQLVELARTRRGIRLHGQRAARADGAGARPAVETPERML
- the astD gene encoding succinylglutamate-semialdehyde dehydrogenase is translated as MTELFIDGAWAAGTGPVFASRNPGTGETVWEGAGAAAADVERAVAAARRAFAPWSALGFDARCAIVKRFAALLGERKEAIATLIGRETGKPLWEARTEVASMAAKVDISIQAYHERTGEKRAPMADGVAVLRHRPHGVVAVFGPYNFPGHLPNGHIVPALIAGNTVVFKPSELAPAVARATVETWRDAGLPDGVLNLVQGEKDTGVALANHRQIDGLFFTGSSDTGTVLHRQFGGRPEIVLALEMGGNNPLVIGEVEDLDAAVHHTIQSAFLSAGQRCTCARRILVPRGAFGDRFLARLVDVTARIEAGVYNAEPQPFMGAVISARAASRLVAAQDALLARGATPLVAMTQRDPALGFVNAAILDVTAVRDLPDEEHFGPLAQVIRYADFDEALERANDTAFGLSAGLLADDEAAWAQFRHAIRAGIVNWNRPTNGASSAAPFGGAGRSGNHRPSAYYAADYCAYPMASVESAQLQMPANVSPGLHF
- a CDS encoding GlxA family transcriptional regulator; the encoded protein is MTVTRPVGSARTAQVAIVALPPVSMSGVGPIVDALNLANEIDGRLLYRWQVCSWDGRAVPLAGGAQWHADAAFNDAIACDWLIVVSERFQQFADYRMFLASLARVGQRTPLVTGVHHGVWWLAMAGQLSGYRVSVNWETYQQFAEEFERSIVTQQIFEIDRDRATCAGGQATVDFMLAVIGRDHGPELAERIADAMGAGSLRSGEARQRIPFVTAPGERHPRLNDALQLMEANVEDPLTTDEIAGLVGVSRRQLERLFRQYLGAMPSKYYLNLRLLKARTQLQRTSKSVVQVSLACGFSSAAHFSNAYRERFGVTPREDRRAWLEKQHGRGGEPRAGALVEREPLD
- a CDS encoding ABC transporter permease, whose translation is MLYGFGPVIWAGTVQTIELSVLSLAAAVVLGLLGAVAKLSSNRLLRGIATGYTTLIRSVPDLVLMLLLFYSIQIWLNQLTDLLGWDQIDIDPFVAGVLTLGFIYGAYFTETFRGAFLSVPRGQLEAGSAYGMSGARVFARIMFPQMMRFALPGIGNNWQVLVKATALVSIIGLADVVKAAQDAGKSTFNMFFFILVAALIYLAITTVSNLVLRQLEKRYSLGVRHAEL
- a CDS encoding aspartate aminotransferase family protein; translation: MTTPTVTRQTFDEVMVPVFSPAPFVPDRGEGSWVWDTAGRDYVDFAGGIAVTALGHSHPALLKVLDEQSRKLWHIGNGYTNEPVLRLARRLESLTFADRAFFANSGAEANEAALKLARRVAFERHGADKVEILSFTQSFHGRTLFTVSVGGQPKYSEGFGPIPAGIKHLPYNDIAAAQAAIGPQTCAVIVEPVQGEGGVIPADPAFLKALRDACDAHGALLIFDEVQTGVGRTGHFYAYMDSGVTPDILTTAKALGNGFPIGAMLTTNELAAHFKVGVHGTTYGGNPLASAIADKVVELISDPALLQGVRDRSERLMAALARINARFNLFKEIRGKGLLVGAELVDAFDGRAKDFVSAAAEHGVIMLVAGPSVLRFVPSLVIPNEVLDEGLARFGKAVEQVLAATAAAR
- a CDS encoding ABC transporter permease — protein: MIEILQEFGRAFLYWDGQRMSGLAVTLWLLVASLALGFVCAVPLAVARVSKRRWLSTPVRFYTYLFRGTPLYVQLLLLYTGVYSLEFVRSHSLLDAFFRSGFNCAILAFALNTCAYTTEIFAGAIRAIPHGEVEAARAYGMRPFTMYWRVILPSSLRRALPLYSNEVILMLHATTVAFTATVPDILKVARDANSATYMAFQSFGLAALIYLAVSFALVAAFRRAERHWLAYLAAGRH
- the astA gene encoding arginine N-succinyltransferase — protein: MIVVRVVQTGDVDALVALARETGPGLTTFKPDRDALAARVERTRRTLEGRAAPAEAGYFFVMEDTATGDIAGVCGLETEVGLEQPFYNYRVSTVVHASQDLGVWTRMSLLNISHDLTGYAEVCSLFLSPRYRTGGVGGLLSRSRFMFIAQFRERFPERLCAELRGHFDDSGSSPFWRAVGSHFYQIDFNAADYLSSHGRKSFLAELMPRFPVYVDLLPQEAQDCVGLTHRDTLPARKMLEAEGLRYQNHVDIFDAGPVLECHIADLRTVRESEAAPVVIGVVEPGAAAPRALVSNTSLGDFRVGVAPGAIENGVFTLNAADAAALNVAAGDLVRVLPLKAKQG
- a CDS encoding ABC transporter ATP-binding protein; its protein translation is MAETTHTSPACKLAAQDIHKRYGDNEVLKGVSLNAKAGDVISIIGASGSGKSTFLRCINFLERPNAGQIIVDGETVRTRADRAGNLEVADHKQLQRIRTKLAMVFQHFNLWAHMNVLENVMEAPVHVLGLSKREAEERAREYLEKVGLAPRVEKQYPSHLSGGQQQRVAIARALAMHPDVMLFDEPTSALDPELVGEVLKVMQKLAEEGRTMIVVTHEMGFARNVSNHVMFLHQGRTEEEGDPAEVLARPQSERLKQFLSGSLK